The Halichoerus grypus chromosome 3, mHalGry1.hap1.1, whole genome shotgun sequence genome segment CTAGAGCTAAGGGGCAGAGAAATAAACAGGTTTGTATAGGCTCTCATCAACATGCCAATCTAGTGAAACTGAAAGCGGGTCAGTTTTCAAGGTCTGGGAGGATATCATCCACTGTTCTCTGGGTCTTGTGTGGTAGAGAGCCAGGCTTTACTAAAGGACATACTATCTTACCCACCACCTTTGTTCACGGCTCAATGGAGTTTGTGACAGCCCTGGCAGACCTCCAAACAGGGGCTAGCTGTCCCATCTGTCTGGACTACTTGAAAGAGCCAGTGACCATCAACTGTGGGCATAACTTCTGTCTCTCCTGCATCAGTATGTTCTGGAAGGATCTAAATGATACTTTCCCCTGCCCCTTTTGCCATTACTGCTCTCCAGAAAGGAAATTTGTGAACAATCCCCAGCTGGGCAGTCTGATTGAAATTGCTAAGCTACTACAGATAAGAAGaagcaagaggaagaggaaggaagagaagcttATGTGTGAAAAACATAATCAGATTTTGACCTTTTTCTGTCAGAAGGACCTAGAAGTTTTATGCCCACAGTGTAGTTTCTCCACTGATCACCGGGATCACTATATTTGGCCCATAGAGAAGGCTGCTGCCTATCACAGGAAAAGATTGCATAATTGCATTGAACCATGGAAGGAGAGAGTAGAACAAGTTGAAAAGGTGATAACTATGCAAAGCAGAAAATCATTGGAACTGAAAAAGAAGATACAATgtaggagagaagaaataaagtctGAATTTGAGCAAATTTTGTTGTTTCTCAAAAATGAGCAAGAGATTGTTCTACGGCAATTACGAGATGAAgaaatggatattttaacaaaGCTAAATGAAAATCTAACCACATTTTCAAATCATCTTTCCACATTAAAACATCTATCAAAGGAGATAGAGGGCAAATATATGAAGTCAGAGCTGGAATTACTGACAGATGTTGAAAGTATCTACCATAGATATAAAACCTTAAAGTCCCCTGAACCTTTTTCATTCCAGTTAAAGGAATATGGTTACCATCTTGCTCCACAATATTCTGGCCTAAATAAAATTATCAACAGATTTCAAGTGCATATAATTCTAGATCCTGAAACAGCACATTGTAAGCTTATTGTCTCAGAAGATAGAAAAACTGTGCaatatggaaataaaaggcataactTACCTCATAACCCAAGGAGGTTTTATCTCTGCCCAGCTGTTCTGGGTTCTATGGGTTATAATTCTGGCAGGCAGTATTGGGAGGTGGAAGTAAAAGACAAGCCTGAATGGATCGTGGGTGTCTGTAAAGACTCTcttcccagaaggagaaagaatcagaATCAACCAGTTTTAGCACAGGATGCATTATGGGGTGTTGGACGATGTAGTCAGAGTAATTATATTGCATTGGGTCCTAAAAAAACTAATCTTCTGCCAAAAGTAATACCTAGAAAGATTGGCATTTTTTTagactgtgaattgtgtgaggtTTCCTTTTACAATTTGAGTGATAGATCCCTTCTCTATATTTTTAACTATTACTTTACAGAAACACTTTGGCCTTATTTCTATACTGGAACTGACTCAAAACCTCTTAAAATCTGTACAGTAACAGATTCTGAACGATGAATTATTgtaaaactcttaatttttttgtttgtttcaggtaGTGGACAAAACTAAGCCAGTGAATCTAGTCTCAACAGTTCtgttgtggtttttgttgttagctttttgtttttgttttgttttagttttagtttttcctttaaaCAACCAGAATGATTTTATCTTAGTTTCAGCAGTTTCTATAAAATGTTATAGGGtacttggctggctcaggcagtactgcgtgcaactcttgatctcaggttgtgagtttgagccccacattaagggtagagttttttttttttttttaaatgtggttataatgagacagaagaaagaaaaattatgggttgatcccatttacagttgcacccaaaaccataagatatttaggaataaacctaaccagaggcaaaggatctgtactcagaaaactatagcacactcatgaaagaaattgaggaagacacaaagaaatggaaaaatgttccatgatcatggattggaagaacaaatattgttaaaatgtctatgctacctagcgcaatgtacacattcaatgcaatccctatcaaaataccatcaagttttttcacagagctggaacaaataatcctaaaatttgtatggaaccagaaaataccccaaatagccagaggaatgttgaaaaggaaaaacaaagctggtggcatcacaattccggacttcaagctctattacaaagctgtcatcatcaagacagtatggtactggcacaaagacagagatcagtggaacagaatagagagcccagaaatggaccctccactctatggtcaactaatcttggacaaagcaggaaagaatggccAATGgagaaacagtctcttcaacaaatggtgttgggaaaattggacaaccacatgcagaagaatgaaactggaccatttccttacacacaaaaaatagactcaaaatggatgaaatacctaaatgtgagacaggactccatcaaaattctagaggagaacacaggcagcaacctcttcccctgcctgccattccccctgcttgtgctctctctctcaaataaataaataaaatatttttgaaaaaagattttatttttaagtgatctccatATCCAACATacggcttaaactcacaacctcaagatcg includes the following:
- the LOC118548255 gene encoding tripartite motif-containing protein 60-like, producing MEFVTALADLQTGASCPICLDYLKEPVTINCGHNFCLSCISMFWKDLNDTFPCPFCHYCSPERKFVNNPQLGSLIEIAKLLQIRRSKRKRKEEKLMCEKHNQILTFFCQKDLEVLCPQCSFSTDHRDHYIWPIEKAAAYHRKRLHNCIEPWKERVEQVEKVITMQSRKSLELKKKIQCRREEIKSEFEQILLFLKNEQEIVLRQLRDEEMDILTKLNENLTTFSNHLSTLKHLSKEIEGKYMKSELELLTDVESIYHRYKTLKSPEPFSFQLKEYGYHLAPQYSGLNKIINRFQVHIILDPETAHCKLIVSEDRKTVQYGNKRHNLPHNPRRFYLCPAVLGSMGYNSGRQYWEVEVKDKPEWIVGVCKDSLPRRRKNQNQPVLAQDALWGVGRCSQSNYIALGPKKTNLLPKVIPRKIGIFLDCELCEVSFYNLSDRSLLYIFNYYFTETLWPYFYTGTDSKPLKICTVTDSER